A segment of the Sphingobacterium oryzagri genome:
AGTCCAGCAACCCCCATTTCCAGTTGTCAAATGCAGGGAGCAGCACCGCTTTATCCCACGTCATCCAACCTTGGTATTGGCCGTTGTGAATGGTCAACACGGTTTTCACATCAGCCAGGTGATTAAACTCCAGTGCGTGCTTCATCAAAAACGGCACCAGACCCACGTGATGATCGTGGCAATTGATTAAATCGGGAACGATTTCCTTACTTTTTAGCCAATGCAAAAAAGCATGCTGAAAAGCGATCCATTGCTCGGCCTCATCGGGGTAACAATACACTTCCTCGCGATCCAACTTTCCCGGAATACGAATAATATATAAAGGGAATCCGAGTGCATCTTCCGGATCTTTCAAAACCTGATAAGACAAGTGTTCCGATCCCTGCATAAACGATCCCTCGTGCAATAATTGTAAATCGTTGTTTTTTGTATAACTTTTATCGTAGTAGGGCGAAACAACCCAAGCATCCACGCCCAATTTACGTTGGTAGCGTGGCAAAGCGCCAACCACATCAGCCAATCCACCCACCTTTGCCAGTGGAAAACACTCCACACTTAAATGTATTACATGCATTTCTAAACTCGTTTTAATACTAAGCCAGCCAAAGGCGGCAGTTTAACTTTTATAGATTGTTCAAAATTCATCCACGCAATCGGCTCGGCAGAGCAGTTTGTTTGTTCGACGCCACTTCCGTAAAACGATTGATCATCCGAATTTAGCAAGACCTCCCAATCACCCGTGACCGGTACACCTACACGATAATCGCGCAATACCGGCGTTAAATTGAGCACCACCAAAATATCATCCTCGGCGGCGTGCCCATGACGCAGGTAAGCAAAAACACTATTTTCATGGTCGCCAAGCTCAACCCACTGAAATCCTTCCGGACTAAATCCTTTCTCATACAAAGCCGGCTGTCCGCGATAAAGAGTATTAAGTGCTTTTACAAAATCTTGCATACCACGATGCGGCGCATATTGGGTCAAATGCCAATCTAACGATTGATTAACGTTCCATTCAGACGTTTGGGCAAACTCGCCCCCCATAAACAACAGTTTGGTGCCTACGAAAGTGTACATATACAAGAAAAGTGCGCGCAGGTTGGCAAACTTTTGCCATTCATCGCCTGGCATCTTGTAGATAAGCGAATGTTTGCCATACACTACCTCATCATGCGATAAAGGAAGCATAAAGTTTTCATGGAAACCATAGACCGTAGCAAAGCTCATCTGGCTGTGTTGATATTTTCGGTTAATTGGATCTTCCTTAAAATAATTTAACGTATCATGCATCCAGCCCATCATCCATTTCATGCCGAATCCGAGTCCGTTGTGAAACGTGGGTCTACTTACCCCTGGCCAAGAGGTTGACTCTTCAGCAATGGTCTGCACCGACGGAAAATGCCCGTAAACAGCCTCATTTAGTTCTTTCAGAAAATGTACCGCTTCCAGATTTTCGCGGCCTCCAAATTCATTGGGTTCCCACTGCCCCGCTTCGCGCGAATAGTCCAGGTATAACATGGAAGCTACAGCGTCGACACGTAAGCCATCAATATGGTAGCGATCTAGCCAAAAGAAGGCATTGGAGATTAAAAACGAACGCACCTCATCGCGCCCATAGTTGAAAATATACGATTTCCAATCGGGGTGATAGCCTTTTCGTGGATCTTCATGTTCAAAAAGATGAGAACCATCAAAACGATAAAGTCCGTGCGCATCACCCGGGAAATGGGAAGGCACCCAATCTAAAATAACGCCGATATTCGCACGATGCAACGACTCAATCAAATACATCAAGTCTTGCGCATCGCCATAGCGAGATGATGCCGCAAAATAACCTGTAATTTGATAACCCCAGGAAGGATAATACGGATGCTCCATAATAGGCATCAGCTCGACATGCGTAAAGCCCATATCGCGCACATAGGGCACCAATTTATCCGCTACTTCGCGGTAATTCAGAAAGCGTTCTGGCTCTTCTGCATTTCGCGCCCAAGAGCCTACATGCAGTTCGTAAACCGCATAAGGTTTATCCAACGCGTTGTATGCTTCTCGGTTTTCCATCCAGGCCTTGTCCTCCCATTCATACCAGGTCGTTGAAACGATCGAGGCCGTTTTGGGGGCAGTTTCGTTACGTAATGCAAATGGATCAGCCTTCTGCAAAATTT
Coding sequences within it:
- the glgB gene encoding 1,4-alpha-glucan branching protein GlgB: MSRPVEVYSLFTEFDIALFRSGKHFKLYEKLGSHRLTHASKQGVYFAVWAPNAAEVSVVGNFNGWNPRSHQLFPRWDSSGIWEGFIPEVDFGEIYKYHIVSNTGEILQKADPFALRNETAPKTASIVSTTWYEWEDKAWMENREAYNALDKPYAVYELHVGSWARNAEEPERFLNYREVADKLVPYVRDMGFTHVELMPIMEHPYYPSWGYQITGYFAASSRYGDAQDLMYLIESLHRANIGVILDWVPSHFPGDAHGLYRFDGSHLFEHEDPRKGYHPDWKSYIFNYGRDEVRSFLISNAFFWLDRYHIDGLRVDAVASMLYLDYSREAGQWEPNEFGGRENLEAVHFLKELNEAVYGHFPSVQTIAEESTSWPGVSRPTFHNGLGFGMKWMMGWMHDTLNYFKEDPINRKYQHSQMSFATVYGFHENFMLPLSHDEVVYGKHSLIYKMPGDEWQKFANLRALFLYMYTFVGTKLLFMGGEFAQTSEWNVNQSLDWHLTQYAPHRGMQDFVKALNTLYRGQPALYEKGFSPEGFQWVELGDHENSVFAYLRHGHAAEDDILVVLNLTPVLRDYRVGVPVTGDWEVLLNSDDQSFYGSGVEQTNCSAEPIAWMNFEQSIKVKLPPLAGLVLKRV